CCACCTTCTGCAGTAACACAATATCATATTGACTGATAATGTTGACAGCCTTTCCCTGTGCCCCAGCACGCGCCGTACGCCCTACGCGGTGGATATAATCTTCCACTCGGTCCGGCAGCGCAAAGTTGACAACAACATCTGTACGGGGAATATCCAAACCACGTTGCGCAACATCTGTACACACAAGGATGCGCACCCTACCCTCCTTGAACTTTGTTAAGGCAATGTTACGGTTCTTCTGATCCATGCGACCCATGAGCGGCAATGCCTGGTGGCCTAACACTCGTAATGTCAGCGTGATGCGATGTACCAACGCGGCACTGCGGCAAAAGACAAGAATGTGGTTCCCGGACTCACGCGTAAGATACAAATGAAGATAAGGAAGCATCTGCGCAAACGGAGCGAAAACGTAATACTGCTTGAGGGTGTCCACAGTTGTGTTTTTGCGATGAACCTCAAGAAGAACGGGGTCATTAAGCGATGCGTTCTGCAAACGGTCGATCTTCGTGCTGAGGGTGGCAGAGAATAGAAGTGTCTGGCGGTTGTGTGGCAGATGTTCCAGAATGGCGTTTATCTCCTTTTCGTAGTCCATTTCTAGCATCTTATCAGCTTCATCGAGCACAAGTGCGTGAAGCTTGACCAGTTGAAACCCCTTCGTGTTGTTCAGGTGATCTTTTACACGGCCTGGCGTGCCGACAACAACGTGCGGCCGCCGGCTCAACTCGCATGCCTGATCAACCATATCCGCCCCACCAACTAAAGTCGCCACACGCAGGCCCACGCTGCTCCCGAGCATAACAAACTGTGCCGCAACCTGTTGTGCAAGCTCGCGCGTGGGAACCATCACTAGAATTGAAAGATAAGGAACCTTTGCTTGCGTTAAAAGCCAATTCACGAGGGGCAGAACGTATGCTCCAGTTTTCCCGCTGCCTGTCTGCGCAACGCCAATGATGTCCCTCCCCTCGGAGACAACAGGAATTGTTGCAACCTGAATTCTCGTCGGCATGCGCCAGCCCGCTTCTTTGCACGCGCCAATAAGCTCCTCACACAGCCCAAGTGACTTAAACGTCACATCCTTGCTCTCTTCGTTGTCCAGCAACTCAGAGCCAATGCTTTGGTTAGGCGGTATGGTACGGAGCGACTCCTCCCTTGGccgcttctttcctcccGCCAACTTCTCCTTAACCATTGCTTGATGTACAATGTGCAGATCGTAGAGACTACACAGTCTCCTCCTTATATGAAGTTACACGAAGTCATGAGTAGGGGGAAACATTGTAACGGTGCTGGATTTAGAAGTATTTTACGGGTGGAAGTAAGCAAACAAGGATGTGACCAGTATGCTTATCGCCCGCTGCCAAAATGCAAGCACATCACGGTTAACCTCCCAGAATTCACTCACACAAATAACACATACCCCTGTAACAATCAAATATCCACAGCCTCCCATAAGATTGCTTTGCACTCGATAAAGGAAAGGTCCACCCATGTGACCCCTCAGTGTAACTGGTAGTTACGTTTTATGTGTGTTGGCAAGCCGACATCCACACGTGGATTCACAATTGGTATCGAACCGAGGTCCCTAGTTGTTTTACCCAATCGCTTCAACACGTCTTCCAGCGTCCGTCGCCTAGTGTCCTTTGCCGTTGTGGGTGCCGGTGAAGTTTGTGCTTCTTCGAGTCGGCGCCGCATCTCATCGCCCCGCAGTCCCATGCGCGGTTCATTAAGGTGTTCGTCACTTCCGGCAAAGAAGTCTTTCCAGTAAACATCGTCATAGTATCCCCTCTTCAAGTGATCGGGTAGACGATTGTCCACAACACGGTCGGGCATTAGCAACCCATCCTTCCCCGGTGGGTGCATTGCCATCATACCTTTACGCCGACGTATTTCCTCCAAATACGGATAAATGTTATAAATGAGGGAATGCGGCACCTTACCACGACTCGCAGCTATTTCACTCACACTTCTAAGTGCCTTGACCGCTTCAAAGACCCCCTCCACAGTGTGTGTCGGTGATTTGGGGTTATTTGTCGCTTTCAAGTTGATTCTGCACCCGGCATGCTGAAACCCAAATGCGCAGAGAATGTCAGCAACACGGAAGTTGGCCACAATCCGTCTGGCAGGATAGAGCAAAACGCGCACGCCATCGGCGTTAACACGGACCGGATACATGGGACCTTCCTGCTCCAGATCCACAGCGATAATGTTGGAAAAAGCCTCCCTAATAGCCTCTTTCTTTGCCTCCTGAGTGCTTGGGGCAACAGCGCGACCCCATCCGGCTATACCTTTGCCGCTACCCACATACAGAACGCAATAGATCCACTGGCGGTGGTCTTTGGGACTAAACTTGACCACTCGCATATCATATGCTACAATATTTAGTtgaaagttgcacaagaaCCGGCCGCGATGCTCCTTTGGAATGAGGTCTGGTGTCAACCACGTGTTAGACCGCCACTGGTTGTACTCTGTATTTAGTTTGTGCTTCCATTGAAACCCCTCTGGATAAAGATCAGGAACAATGCGGTACTCATTATAGAGATCGATAGCGTTATCCATACCTTTAATACCTTTAGAGTCAGCAGCATGTGCTATAGCCTCAGCTGAATCACGTGTATCGCGGAAGTAAAGAGAGGTACCAGTTTCTAAATCGACGAATGGATTACGCATCTTCTCGAAGCGCCTCCGAGTGAAACTTCCAGGTCGCATCCACGCATAATAAATGCGGGGTACCCCACCGCGCATAGTGCCTTTCGTATACCATGAGTTTAGGTTCTTCTGTGAAGCAGCAGTCAACCGAAACATTTTTCGCCCTCACCAGCCAGCAGAAAAGACACAGTAAGGATAATGGTGCAAACAGGTGTAGTGCCTCAATGACCTTACACGGTTCACCCAACGGCCGTCCTCAGTTGTGGCTAACGCAAAAGCAAGCTCCCACACAAGATGAACCTTGTATGCACTGCCTGCacgcgacaaaaaaaaaagaagttattGAAAGAAGTGACCAACACAACGAAACATGAAGACAGAGGCTCTACGAACAACGGTGAGTGGCGACAATGATCACTAAGTACGAATACTCAGTAAATACGAGACATGGCAGTTGGCGCGCCAGCACAGAAATGGCCCCCGAAAAGCTGTTTAGGAAGTATATAAGAATACATCCTCGTTTCTACTACTTCGGTCAGGGGGTTACACACGCACTGCTTAcggtgaaaaataaaaaaacgaacacACAGCGCACGCGAAGGACGTGCATCAGCAACAAAATGAGCAGCCATGTTCCACCACGTTAGTTACTGCTGCACATGACCAGTCAACTCTGACGCTGTGTTGAAGAGGTTAATGGGAGTGCTGCCATCCATAACTAAGTATCCCTGGAGTCCCAAACTTTCCAGCAGCTTGGCTTGGAGTTCGGGACCAGCCTTCGCAATTTCTTCCACCGTATCAGGGCCCAGAGCGCTCATCACCGCGGCAAACTTGTCATTCTCAATTTTGGAGAGCTCTCGCTTAAACTCACGTTCGAGAGAAGCTCGAGCCGCTTCGTATTGATGCTCCTGAGTCCGCCTGTTCTGCTCGATCTCGCACAGCGCACCATTCATAATATCTTCACTCTTCATACGAACGCGTGTACACTTTAGGTTGGTCtcctcttccacactggCAGCCTTCGCAGCAGAATCAGCGGCTGATCTGAAACGACCTGAAGATATGGTGGCAGCACTCTTCGCCTCCGCTTCCAACAGGGCCTTCCTCTGGGTCTCATTTTCTACCTggtctttcattttttgctgCGCAAGCAAGGCGGAAGACTGTTGTTCACGTGCCAGTGCAACCTGCTGTGCACTCGATTCTTGGGCCTGAGTTGACATTTCAATAGCAATTTTTACTGACTTTTGGAGGCCTTCACGTGTGCGGGGGTCGAGAACTTCCATTGTATGAGTGTCAACGGAAGTAACCACAAAGTTATTCGCGTCAAATCGGAGTTCACTCATGGGATCGCCGTTGACAGGATTTATCCCAAATACCGCCTGCTGAAGCACCTTCACACTGCTCTTGTGAAATTgctgaaaaggaagggatgcaacagcggcacgtATGCGCCCGGCAATAAGGGAACATGCGTCGGCGATGAAGTCATCTACACCAAAGCACTTACGAGCAGCGGCCTCGTCGCCGTGTGCAACATCGAAATGCCATGCATAGCACAGCTGTAGGGCAAGCTGGGCATGATCCCGTGTTTCGACGTGGACAATGTCTGTTACGTTCGAAGGGCCGAGGAAGAGATGTAGAGCGTTCACACGGCTGGACTCCTTAGATTGGCATTTCGCGGGACTTGTCCCATCAGACGAGGGTAGCGAAAGTTTTACAACTGTAAACTCTTCATCTGGCTCCAAAGTAACGCGGTCGGGACCAAAAATGGTGCGGGTTTTCATTGTCCGGTAGTTGTATAGCTGTGTCACACTCCGATGAGGAACCTTGTAGACCACTGTTTTGTACGCACTCCTCACTAGATTACGAGGAACGAGCACTGGTCCTTGTCCCGCAGCAATGTGCCCCTCCATAGGAGACAGCTGCCGCTGCAAACACCCTTCGACATCCGGAGGAAGTGATTTTTCCCACAACTCCTCGTGAACCCCAAGCATATACGCTGCGGGACCTGTTACTGTTCTAACCACGCCCGTGGTTTTGTCTCTCACATAAATACCATCACCGTCGCACAAAAGAATGCGTTCCCGTATGTCGTTACCATTTTTGTCCTTGCATACCTCCACCAAACTGTGCGGAACATACTCCCGTGGCCCGTGGAGCAACCAAAGGTCCTCAGCCACACGCTGCACTGGTGGCTCCACACTTTCGTCCTGAAACATGTCAAGGGCGCGCAAAAGAAGTGCCTGTCCCTCACCAAGAAGATAACATCCACGTATTGCATCATTTTCCACCTCCTCATCGACTTGCAGGTAATAGGAAACGTTGGTTATAGTACGCCGCCGAGATTTAGAAGCATTCACAATAACAGCGTATTGCTTGTCCGTAAGGCGCATCTTGTGAACAGTACGCaaaattttttcatttggatGAGGCACAAACATGGGGCAGTCCTCGTGGGTGACAACGTACACCTCCCCGGCGTGGCGCGCTCTGTTGAAGGCATTGGGCCGCTCGTCCACAAAGTTGCGCAACACCTCGACATGTAACGCTTCATCAGGGGGTATAATAAGCGGCTCGACGTGTTCGACGAACTGCTCATCCACATCGCACAAATACGACCCCGGTGTCAGATAAAGGTACTCATCATCCCGTTTACGGGTGCGTCCGGTCCTATCAGTGAACAATTCCAAAGCACGTAGCCTAATTGCGCACCCTTTCTTAATGTTAACAGCGTGACGCACCTCTAGTGGCGTCTCCTCTACGCGGGGAAAGTAAGTCCCGGGACCTTTAAACAAATAACGCTCGCCCTGAGATCGTCTCACGCCACCCTCAGATGTGTAGTCATGTATCACGCGCACAAGAAGGGCACTATTCGTGTCGAGAACCGTGAGGGGTTCCACCGACACGAGTTTTTCCTCAGGGTACAATGGAACAGCGAGGGGACCCACAAAAATCTTCCGCTTTCCGAGAGACACCTTCACCTGTCCGGACTTATCACAGACAGGCGTAACGCCATCTTCTGCTACTTCGTGAGGATTTTCAATACAGCAGTAGTGCCCATGTGGCACCACATGAAAGGGGGTTATTGGTTTGGTTAACCGCTCGTCTGAACCTAGCGTACGCGTCATCGGTCCGGTGATAAGAACCGTACCATTATCGTTGTCGTTCGTGATGTGAGCATACTGATGAACCCCCAGTTTCAGGACCAGCTCATTCGCTAAATAATCATTCATTATCACACCTCACCTATACCTTGTCTGCTCACGCTGCTGTgaacgattttttttttcttttcctcctttaatAGATGATCTACGCGCACCACACGATGGCACTCACACGTTATCGCCGGCTTATCGAAAAAATAAGATAATGTAGCCACAAACCAGTAAGAACGGGATAcgtatattatatatatatatatatatatttgacaggtaaaaaaaagaaagaaaaggaagggagcaCACGTACCCACGCATCTGTGCATGTCCGATCCGATAGGCGATTggcaaaatttttttttgcactcgAAATACAATTGAACCATATTTACTTTACTTATTTAACGCGTTGCTACCGGTGTCAAACGTGGAGCTCGAGTTTACTTTCCCTCTCTGCCCCTTCAAAGCTGCCAACGTTCCATGGCAGTTGAGTCAAGCGGGGaagtgggaaaaaaaaaaaacaccaccgCCACAATTCCGTGCCAATCACACCATACCACGCCCCTGAATCTTTAAACGTGTACCTTTTTGATCAGAAAGTGTTTCTGCAATGTCGTTTGTGCGATAGGCGCTACTCACCAGCGGGATCTGATGTCTCATCATTGTGAGCACGTTTTACACCGGCCGTTAATTTCCCAGACTTTCTTCGTTTCATCGTCTCGGgaagcggcggcggcggccgAATTTCCCCCGACGACGGGTCATGCGACTCCAACAACTCATACGGTCCAAGAGCGTCCAGCTGCTTTGTCACCACCGGAGCCTGTCCATGCGTCAACTTTGAAACCTTGTAAAAGTGTTTACAAAACACCTCCGCTACGTTACGCATCGTTGGATGGAAACTCTTTGCTAGAAGACTCAACTCCCAAGTGAAGCTGCAATCCGCGTTCGATGAGGCAATCTGCGTCGCCCCAGGTGTGTACACACCACGACCTGCTATAAAGTTGTCACTACCACCAATGACAATCCCACTGACCGCCGGATACCGCAACATAAGGCGGTGATTGAGAGCCAATAAAGAAAGGCCAATGTGGGGCGGACACGAAGGAATGGCCTGCATTATGCGGCGAACAAAGGCCGTAACACGTGGCACCGGAAGGTGCTTTTGGGTTAAAACCAAAAGGTCCATAGCACGCAATACGAGGCCAACGCGAAATGTCCACTCCCGCGATGCATTTGAGTGCACAAACTTCTCCTGTGCCATGGACTCCGTTATGGAGAAGGCCTGCGAAGAAAGGGAACCAGCAGATGACGTAGATCCCTGGGAGGCAACTTCATCCCCGTCATCGTCTCCATCCCCGCCTTCCCCAGCTGTCCCCTTATTTGATTCAACACATTTCGGAAGGGTAAGAGCCTCAGGGAGACAGCGGAAGAGCACCTCGTGGAAATAACTAAGGTCCACCCGCCAGTCGCTTGCCGTCGTTGTTGCGTCCCTCTGCGCAAGAGAGGCCACAGACACGAGGGCGTGCAACTTTGTAGTGACAGAGGTAGCCTCGTCGTTTACAAGATCCTTAAGCGCCGTAATGAGCTGTTGGTGGAGTTCCACATTAACGAGAGGGGCAAACTTCACCAAGCCTTCAAGCGCCGGAGCAATGATCCTCGTTTGATGCTGTTGGGAACATGATTTGGACGCCTCGAGTACGCGCAAGTAAATGACAAAAACACGATGCAAGATCCGGCTCTGTTTAACGACAATCTCAGCGCGGTCGCGCCTCGCCTTGCTCTTCTGTAGCTGGCGGGCCAATtccttgtcttcttttttcagtCGCTTGTTCTTCGCCGCTTCCTCTGTCAAGTCCCGGCGGTGCATGTCCACCATCGCCACCCGTATATGCAAAAGCAAATTAAGGAGCTTTGGATTCATGGCATAATGTTGCTTACGAACAATATCTAAAAGCGCTGAGACAATGCACTCTGTTGCATCAGAAACCATCTGTCCGTCGAGTAACTCGGCGAGCGCCGTCAGTGCCGGTCGTGCCACACGCGTTGATTTCGCATTTGCAAACGTAACTGCCAGCGACAAGAGCTTGTCCGCATGATTGAACTCAGACGCACGGGGGACCAGTCGTGCACACAAGCGACTTCCGAGCGCCTGCTGCTCCGGGTGCGGCTTCCTCTGCAGCCTTCGCAAAAGCTGAAGGAAGTGCTCATACTGCACGAGTACCTCGTGCTCCAGCTTCTGCACTTGATACACCTCCTTCTGCTTGCGACCGGTCTGACCACCATCCTCCTCTTCGATCGTTGCAGATATTTTGTAATTTGGTATAACGTCGCACAGGATAGAGCACTCCTTCGTGAGGTTTTCCACAAGTTCACCGTAGTCGCTCACGGTGCGGTTATGCAGCGAGTGCAGCTCCTTGAGTTGAGAACTCAAATAAGACGTATTCATCAAGTAGCGCTGCATGGCTGCCATGGCTTTCCTGACTGTGTTTCAACAAGCCCGTTGCGCTCTCCAAGCACGCCCCTCAGGTTCCACCTACGACACTGCCACATTATTAACAATATCATTGAACAGAACGTGGTTGATAATCAagataggaaaaaaaaacaaaggttaGAGAATAAGGGAGTTTACCCGAGGCAAAAGCATTCCCGACATTGCACAAATTACAATGAAGGTGCCTGTAGTTTTATAATACCTTTACCTCCTTTGGAATTTCCGTTGGGCCCCACCAAAGACTGTACGATAAGGGAAACATCCCTGTATTCACGTTAAGGtcaaaaacgaaacgaaaataGTAAACATTAAAGGCACCGGGTGCTCCTGACCGCGGCAGCCTGTGATCTAGggtttgaatttttttttcacgtcATCAGCCGCATCAGTGAACACGCAACCAACTGAAACGCAAGGACGTCGCTCGGTTTCGTGTTCCCAACGTTTGCGGGGAACCCTCACTGCAAAAGCAGCACCCATGCGCTAATACTGCATGCGGAACAGATGAGGAGAACGTGTAGTGCATAagcaaacagaaggaaggtATCCACCAAAGcagtgaaaaacaaaaaaagttgtttgtgtgtcCCATGACACACAATCACTCCCTCCAtctcttccctctcttttactCTACGGTTGTACTCAGTAACACGGCGAAGCAGCAACTTCTCACACACTCATCTGGTTCACAGCCTCATCTAAGtgtccctccttttcctcattcATTTCTAAGAGGTCCACTTCATATATACTTTGTTCCGATTTTATTGTCACTGTTATTTATAAACGTGCCGGCATTTCGACCGGTGCACCCATATCTCCAGAACCCATACGTCTATCGGGCTTCGAAGGATGAGGGCCCATTTTGAATGCAGCGCAAAACGGTTGTTTtgcaagcagaaacaacgaACAATGAAGACGACACATCCGTAAAAATGAGTACAAGTGGACCGAGGCCACCCCAATGGATAGAGGAATATGGAATAAGATAAAGTTACAGCACCTCacaaacaaggaaaaggggaaagaataCAAATAAAAGTGAACGAAAAAGCTTGGGTGAAAAGAGAggtggagaaacaaaaagaaaacgctcAGACAATCGCGCGCGAGCACCATAACAGGCGGCATTACAATAAGGAACCGCTACCATATCTCCGTCTAATGTAATATTtgtgcgcacacacacacaattcaCACCACACCAAACCACAGCCTAAACGATTTCCAACGAATATTGCGGATCGCGAGCATACTCAGGCACGGGGGGCGCTGTGACATCGGAGCGCCAGGTGTTACCAACCTCCCCATCGACATTAGCCCCCATTATACCATTGCCCCGCACCCTCCGTTCTTTGTTCGTCAACGAAGATACGCCATTTGGATCTCGTGCACCCATGGCTTGCCGCAACTCCAGCGTAGTTGTCCCGGTACCCTGTTCCACAAAAAAACGTGGAACGACACCCTGAGGAAACATGGCTACACCGCCAGACGTAGTAGTGGCAACTTCTCCACCAAAAGTTGGGGAAACACTTGTCGCACCACTATGTCCCAGCAACGCCTCCAGCTCACGAAGAGCGGCGGAAGTCTCCTGCTGGGGCAGAAGCGTGGTTGTAGCGCCTCTATTTTCATAGCACTGTTTTGCGTCGTCGTGGTGGCCACCATTTTGGCCCTGCTCAGGTTGGGGGGAATATGTGACTAGCTGTCCAGGATTACCAGCCCCAGCCCCTTCCACgcggtttttcttctccgcGGTCATGCGACAAGCGCCCCCTTCAGCCTCACCTCCATCTTGTGCCCTCTTGCGGTCAACCGTGTTCACCATGTTAACGTGGGCCACCACAAGCCTCCCAGGAACCTGCGGACGGGACGAATGCGGCAAGTCGTAGTTGTTGGCCCTCCCCTCTACTACAACGGGAAGAATAGCAGCATGAGGAGCGACCGCGGCAGTGGACACAAGGTTGTGTTGGGAAACGGTACCCCTGTCAAAACCATACACAGCAAGATCCCCGCGCCTCTCTCCCTCCGTGGCCAACACTTGCCGTCTTGCTGGAGGTCCAGCGCACTCCCCGTAATGTTGGCGTTCATCCTGTCGCTGAAGCTCATCGAAGACATCCCCCGCGGTTTGGTACGTAGCAAAAAACTGAAGAGCAAGTGCCGATGGGACGGTGACACAGTTCGCAGAATTAGTTCCCTGTAGAGGTGGCACAGTTGTATCGTCAATAGGTTCCTCGTCACCCTCACTGAACACGCTCATCTCATGCCACGTGCTGTTTGCACCGATGTCCCCGATGGCAGTAGATGCCTCTTTAAGCATTTCAGAAAACCGTTTACTCCGACCAGGGTTGCTCTCAACCAGCACCGCCTCGGGAAAAGTAGAAGCTGCTACGTTGCTCAGCTGTCCATTTGGACTCGTCGTGGGGTTTATCCTCTTTACTTGTCCTTCCTGAGGGCTAGTTTGGATCCCTTTCGAGACCGTTGGAGCCCTCCCCGTTAGAATGGTTTCGGCACCCTCAGCTTGGCGATATGATTCGTTGAGTCTCTCCTGTGCTTTTGATAAAGGAGTAATACCGCCTTGTTTACGACCACTCGCGTCGGCAGCCCCGGTGCCGCTGTCAAACGCGGGCGGTAAGCCGCACGACCCTCCACTGGAACATGGTGAAAGACTGTCCGCCGACGATGTCACTGTATCCTGGAGTTGGCTGGAAAATGTGGTGTTAGCGTGGGGGCGCCGTGTTAGTGTCACCTCTACCTTCTGCTCGTTTCTCCGCTGAAGGTGCAACGGTATCGGTGCGGGAACTGCATCAAAATCACCATGAGACATCGTCAGGTCGTCGAACACATTGTCGTCTGATGGTCgttgcaactcctccagtgaATAGGAAAACAATTCAC
This region of Trypanosoma brucei gambiense DAL972 chromosome 10, complete sequence genomic DNA includes:
- a CDS encoding ATP-dependent DEAD/H RNA helicase, putative, producing MVKEKLAGGKKRPREESLRTIPPNQSIGSELLDNEESKDVTFKSLGLCEELIGACKEAGWRMPTRIQVATIPVVSEGRDIIGVAQTGSGKTGAYVLPLVNWLLTQAKVPYLSILVMVPTRELAQQVAAQFVMLGSSVGLRVATLVGGADMVDQACELSRRPHVVVGTPGRVKDHLNNTKGFQLVKLHALVLDEADKMLEMDYEKEINAILEHLPHNRQTLLFSATLSTKIDRLQNASLNDPVLLEVHRKNTTVDTLKQYYVFAPFAQMLPYLHLYLTRESGNHILVFCRSAALVHRITLTLRVLGHQALPLMGRMDQKNRNIALTKFKEGRVRILVCTDVAQRGLDIPRTDVVVNFALPDRVEDYIHRVGRTARAGAQGKAVNIISQYDIVLLQKVEASTGVKCEEWPISDGDVAAVLQRVEDAEQEAVKEMRESDQEAKFEREARQLTTARRAKRERGDNDMGYDDAKHGTADFSTLRLRREHESVFQMTKKQQHKSLWEKRREVRKQMKS
- a CDS encoding major vault protein, putative, with product MNDYLANELVLKLGVHQYAHITNDNDNGTVLITGPMTRTLGSDERLTKPITPFHVVPHGHYCCIENPHEVAEDGVTPVCDKSGQVKVSLGKRKIFVGPLAVPLYPEEKLVSVEPLTVLDTNSALLVRVIHDYTSEGGVRRSQGERYLFKGPGTYFPRVEETPLEVRHAVNIKKGCAIRLRALELFTDRTGRTRKRDDEYLYLTPGSYLCDVDEQFVEHVEPLIIPPDEALHVEVLRNFVDERPNAFNRARHAGEVYVVTHEDCPMFVPHPNEKILRTVHKMRLTDKQYAVIVNASKSRRRTITNVSYYLQVDEEVENDAIRGCYLLGEGQALLLRALDMFQDESVEPPVQRVAEDLWLLHGPREYVPHSLVEVCKDKNGNDIRERILLCDGDGIYVRDKTTGVVRTVTGPAAYMLGVHEELWEKSLPPDVEGCLQRQLSPMEGHIAAGQGPVLVPRNLVRSAYKTVVYKVPHRSVTQLYNYRTMKTRTIFGPDRVTLEPDEEFTVVKLSLPSSDGTSPAKCQSKESSRVNALHLFLGPSNVTDIVHVETRDHAQLALQLCYAWHFDVAHGDEAAARKCFGVDDFIADACSLIAGRIRAAVASLPFQQFHKSSVKVLQQAVFGINPVNGDPMSELRFDANNFVVTSVDTHTMEVLDPRTREGLQKSVKIAIEMSTQAQESSAQQVALAREQQSSALLAQQKMKDQVENETQRKALLEAEAKSAATISSGRFRSAADSAAKAASVEEETNLKCTRVRMKSEDIMNGALCEIEQNRRTQEHQYEAARASLEREFKRELSKIENDKFAAVMSALGPDTVEEIAKAGPELQAKLLESLGLQGYLVMDGSTPINLFNTASELTGHVQQ